gtgtgtgtgtgtgtgtgtgtgtgtacactcaaGTGTTTGTTGTACTGCACGTAGGCGTTCCGCAAAATGAAGTTTGGAGCTTAAACGTCGAGTCTGTGCACGACTGGTTTTGAATGCAAAcgttatttacatttaaaccaAACAACTATAGCATATAGCAACATATCCTTATCATCTGTAACCTATACTTTTGTGTTTAGGAATGCCCTTAAATATCAAATATGAgcttaaacataaaacatttccatcCCTCTCATGCAGTAAAAGGACCTTCCTCTGCCCCTGACACCATGACCACAGACCTGAACTTGACCTCCCTGCTGAATGTAACAGATCTCCATAATCACACAAGAGGATGTTCCCTCACCAAGACTGGTTTCCAGTTCTACTACCTGCCCACTGTTTACATCATGGTCTTCATCACAGGGCTAGTGGGCAACAGCCTGGCCATATGGATGTTCGTGTGCCACATGAGACCCTGGAGCAGCATCTCCGTGTACATGTTCAACCTGGCTCTGGCTGACTTCTGCTACGTCCTCTCTCTGCCCTTCCTCATCTTCTACTACTTCAACAAAACAGACTGGATATTCGGCGATGTTCTGTGCCGACTGCAGCGTTTTATATTCCATGTGAATCTCTACGGGAGTATTCTGTTTCTGACCTGCATCAGTGTTCACAGGTACACTGGGGTTGTGCACCCGCTCAAGTCTCTGGGcagactgaagaagaaaaatgcgGTTATTACCAGCGCGTTGGTGTGGGTGGTGGTTATCATAGCTATCTCCCCCATCTTGTATTATTCCAGGACTGGCTTGAAGCGTAATGCAACCACTTGTTATGACACCACCACTGAGGATGAGTTACCTGGTTATTTTATCTACAGCATGACTTTGACTGTGTTTGGGTTCTGCATCCCCTTCATTATCATATTGTGTTGCTATGGCATGATCGTGAAGGCGCTAATCTACAATGATATGAACAACGGGCCCCTGCGGCAGAAATCTATCCACCTGGTTATCATCGTGCTTGCGGTCTTCGCCCTCTCATATCTGCCTTTCCACGTGATGAAGAACCTCAACATGAGGGCCAGGCTGTACTTTCAGAGCCCTGACATGTGTGATTTTAATAACCGTGTCTACGCCACGTACCAGGTGACACGGGGGCTGGCCAGCCTCAATAGCTGTGTGGATCCTATTCTTTACTTCCTGGCTGGAGATACCTTCAGGAGAAAGC
This genomic interval from Cottoperca gobio chromosome 13, fCotGob3.1, whole genome shotgun sequence contains the following:
- the p2ry1 gene encoding P2Y purinoceptor 1 encodes the protein MTTDLNLTSLLNVTDLHNHTRGCSLTKTGFQFYYLPTVYIMVFITGLVGNSLAIWMFVCHMRPWSSISVYMFNLALADFCYVLSLPFLIFYYFNKTDWIFGDVLCRLQRFIFHVNLYGSILFLTCISVHRYTGVVHPLKSLGRLKKKNAVITSALVWVVVIIAISPILYYSRTGLKRNATTCYDTTTEDELPGYFIYSMTLTVFGFCIPFIIILCCYGMIVKALIYNDMNNGPLRQKSIHLVIIVLAVFALSYLPFHVMKNLNMRARLYFQSPDMCDFNNRVYATYQVTRGLASLNSCVDPILYFLAGDTFRRKLSRATKKPSRKGDNVLQSKSEETALNSLAEYVENGDRRL